A genomic segment from Neobacillus sp. YX16 encodes:
- a CDS encoding phosphoadenylyl-sulfate reductase: MTTLVTYKKWNQISDTFPIEDSTKGAKSVLEWAYSSYPDEQIVYASSFGAEAIVLIDLIQQVKPDAHIVFLDTGLHFPETYEVINKIEERFPSLKIERKLPKLSLDEQREQYGSALWKREPNQCCNIRKVIPLRETLTAKQAWISGLRREQSPTRANTQFLNKDEKFQNIKICPLIHWTWDEVWAYIKEKDLPYNALHDQNYPSIGCFPCTQPVSADGDSREGRWVGSGKTECGLHTS; the protein is encoded by the coding sequence ATGACTACACTGGTTACGTATAAAAAATGGAATCAAATATCCGATACGTTTCCTATCGAGGATAGTACGAAAGGAGCAAAATCGGTATTGGAATGGGCATACAGCTCTTATCCAGATGAACAAATTGTCTATGCGTCCAGTTTTGGTGCTGAAGCGATAGTATTAATTGACCTCATCCAACAAGTTAAACCAGACGCGCATATCGTATTCTTAGATACTGGCTTACACTTTCCGGAAACATATGAGGTTATTAACAAAATCGAAGAGCGTTTTCCTTCATTAAAGATTGAGCGAAAACTGCCAAAGCTATCCTTAGATGAACAACGCGAGCAATATGGGTCAGCACTATGGAAGAGGGAGCCCAACCAATGCTGTAATATCCGCAAAGTCATACCATTAAGGGAGACACTAACGGCAAAGCAAGCATGGATCTCAGGGCTTCGCCGAGAACAATCACCCACTAGAGCAAACACTCAATTTCTCAATAAAGATGAGAAGTTTCAGAATATTAAAATCTGTCCGCTTATTCACTGGACATGGGATGAAGTTTGGGCCTATATCAAGGAAAAAGACCTCCCTTACAATGCCTTGCATGATCAAAATTACCCTAGTATCGGCTGTTTTCCTTGTACGCAGCCTGTTTCGGCAGATGGTGATTCACGTGAAGGACGCTGGGTGGGAAGCGGAAAGACGGAGTGTGGCTTACACACATCCTAA
- a CDS encoding inorganic phosphate transporter, with protein MLTIIAVIIGLFFAINIGASGAAASMGISYGAGVVKKKLALLLCGVTVFFGAWLGGGEVVKTIGSGIVPSSTFSVPIALIVLASAALALFLANIFGIPLSTSEVAVGSVVGAGIVYQSVFVGSLAWIMVFWLLTPFAAFVIAILAANLLKNKTLKRWMEAPKAVPILSVLVVCMGLFEAFSAGMNNVANAVGPLVGAEIMSTSAGIFWGGLCVALGAILLGQRVLETNGKKITTLRLEEGCVISGTGAAIVTVASVFGIPVPLTQITTSSIIGIGFAKHGKSVLKKDIVVQLLTVWIVSPVLSMVLSYTLIQLLIEHNFYPIVAMAGVLISVFGVMSLMKKSNQAVTEVAEK; from the coding sequence TTGCTCACGATTATTGCAGTTATAATTGGATTATTTTTTGCCATCAATATTGGTGCTAGTGGTGCAGCAGCTTCGATGGGGATCTCTTACGGAGCCGGAGTGGTTAAGAAGAAACTCGCATTGTTATTGTGTGGTGTTACCGTATTCTTTGGTGCTTGGCTAGGCGGCGGAGAAGTAGTTAAAACAATTGGCAGCGGGATTGTCCCAAGTAGTACATTTAGCGTGCCAATTGCTCTTATTGTTTTAGCTTCTGCTGCGTTAGCGTTATTTTTAGCAAATATTTTCGGGATTCCACTTTCAACAAGTGAAGTAGCAGTAGGATCGGTAGTAGGTGCCGGCATTGTCTACCAATCAGTATTTGTCGGCAGTTTGGCATGGATTATGGTCTTTTGGCTGCTTACTCCATTTGCAGCATTTGTGATTGCTATTCTAGCTGCGAATCTATTAAAAAATAAAACTTTGAAGCGCTGGATGGAAGCACCGAAGGCCGTTCCAATCCTTTCCGTTCTTGTCGTATGTATGGGGTTATTTGAAGCTTTCTCAGCAGGGATGAACAATGTGGCAAATGCGGTTGGACCGCTAGTCGGTGCTGAAATTATGTCGACAAGTGCCGGCATTTTCTGGGGCGGGCTTTGTGTTGCATTAGGTGCCATCCTGTTAGGACAACGTGTTCTTGAAACAAACGGTAAGAAAATTACCACTCTCCGTTTGGAAGAGGGATGTGTTATTTCTGGAACGGGAGCAGCCATTGTCACCGTAGCTTCTGTATTCGGGATTCCGGTCCCGCTTACTCAAATCACAACATCTTCGATTATCGGAATCGGCTTTGCCAAGCATGGAAAGTCTGTCTTAAAAAAGGATATAGTGGTTCAGCTTCTTACTGTGTGGATCGTATCTCCTGTATTATCGATGGTGCTTTCTTACACACTTATCCAATTGCTGATAGAGCATAACTTCTATCCAATTGTTGCGATGGCAGGTGTCTTAATCTCCGTATTCGGTGTAATGTCACTTATGAAAAAATCGAACCAAGCGGTGACAGAAGTTGCTGAAAAATAG